A part of Bacillus rossius redtenbacheri isolate Brsri chromosome 1, Brsri_v3, whole genome shotgun sequence genomic DNA contains:
- the LOC134542010 gene encoding pro-resilin-like has translation MKITLVALACLVAAVSADVSYLPPSRDSAPAAGYPSGGGGGYQSGRPSYGAPQADEQSGPAKYEFSYQVNDAPSGNDFGHKESRDGDVANGVYYVALPDGRKQMVEYVADQAGYRPQVTYQGEAKYGPPAGGPLAGGPSADTGAGGYRY, from the exons ATGAAG ATAACCCTGGTCGCTCTCGCCTGTTTGGTGGCCGCTGTGAGCGCTGATGTCAGCTACCTGCCGCCATCCAGGGACAGCGCTCCTGCTGCCGGCTACCCCAGCGGCGGCGGTGGTGGCTACCAAAGTGGTCGACCCAGCTATGGAGCACCTCAGGCAGACGAGCAGAGC ggACCCGCGAAGTACGAGTTCTCGTACCAGGTGAACGACGCCCCTTCGGGCAACGACTTCGGCCACAAGGAGAGCCGCGACGGAGACGTCGCCAACGGGGTGTACTACGTCGCGCTGCCCGACGGCCGCAAGCAGATGGTCGAGTACGTGGCGGACCAGGCAGGGTACCGGCCCCAGGTCACGTACCAGGGCGAGGCCAAGTACGGGCCGCCCGCCGGCGGGCCGCTTGCGGGCGGGCCATCAGCGGACACCGGGGCGGGCGGGTACAGATACTAG